Genomic segment of Methanolobus mangrovi:
CAACCAGGCAATATGGATCATGAACAGTGATGGTTCCGGACAAAAGAAGCTATATGACGGGATGGCCTGGGAAGGGGAACCTGAATTTAATGATGATGGTACAATGATCTATTTTGCTGCTGAAAGCAAAAAAGCATATTCTGCACGTTATATTAGTATCCATGTTATGAATACTGATGGTAGCAACGGCCAGAAACTCACCGAGACTGCTGATTCCAGGGCACCATCAGTAAGTCCTGACGGTACAAGAGTGGCATATGCCTCACGTGTTTCAGGGAATTACGATATATGGACCATGGCAACTGACGGAACAGATCAGGTCCGACTGACGGATGCTACTGGCGATGAGAGTTCGCCCTCATGGAGTAATGACGGGAACACGATAGTCTATTCTTCAGCAGGCGACATATTCACTATCGGCATTAATGCTGTAAAACCAGTTGAACTCACACATGACACATATAACAATGTTGAACCAGCCTATAGTCCTGATGGAAACATGATAGCCTATGCTTCTGATATCGGCGGGGATTATGACCTCTGGATAATGGATTCAGAGGGTAATTCCGAAATTAAAATAACCAGTGATCGTTCATCAGAGAGAGCACCAGCATGGAGTCCTGATGGCAGGAAGATTGCTTATGTGTCTAACAGGGACGGGGAATACAATATATGGGTCATGACCCTTGGAAACGAGGTGATCGAATTTGAGGTCCCTGAAAAAGCGATAGAAATAGAAGAGAATTCAATAAGCAACACCCATATTGTAAAATTGCGTGAGTATGCAATCAGTAAGCCCAGAGAGTTCATAGGTATAGTACTTTTGGTATCATTTGTATTTGTTGTAACTATTGTGGGATCTTTTTTGCGTAAGATCTCATAATATTCCTGTTTTTGCTTTACTTTCTACAAAAAATAAACAAATCCATCGCAATGCTTATAGCCTATTCATCACATCTCTTCGCAGGTTCTAAAGATGAATGCAGTAATAGGATTAGAAGATGGGACAATTATAAAAGGCACTGGTTTCGGTGCCGAAGGTATCGTTTCCGGGGAACTTGTTTTCACAACTCAATATACTGGCTATGAGGAGGCTCTCACAGATCCTTCCTATAAAGGCCAGATTCTTATGTTTACTTATCCTCTCATCGGCAATTACGGCGTCAGTGGCAACTGTTTTGAATCCGATGGTGTAAAAGCTGAAGGTCTTGTAGTGAGGGAGGCTTGTCCCGAGCCATCCCACCACATGTCAAAGAAGACCATTTTCGAGCTTATGGAGGACGAAGGCAAGCCCGGCATTGCAGGCGTGGACACACGTATGCTAACTATAAAGACCCGTGAACACGGGACAATGCGCGCAGCCCTTATCAACGGAAGTGATGACGGTGAAGAGGCAGTGAGAATTGCCCGCGCACAAAAGAGCATTTCAGATATTGATTTTATATCACAGGTGACCTGTCCAAAACCGTTTAAACTGGAAAGCCCCAGCAGAGATCCAAATAACCCCCTCAATGTGGTCCTTGTGGACTGCGGTCGCAAACTGAGTATTGAAAGAAGTCTGCTGGCCAGAGGAATGGATGTGACAGTTGTACCGGGTAACTCCTCGGTTTCAACTATAGAATCCTACGATCCTGACCTCCTGTTCTTCTCAAACGGACCGGGAGACCCAACGCAGGCACAGGATGCAATTGCAGCAGTGAAGCACTTCACAGGCGAATTGCCAATTGTAGGCATATGCCTGGGTCACCAGATCATCTCCCTTGCAATGGGAGCTGAGACATATAAACTGAAGTTCGGACACAGGGGTGCCAACCAACCGGTGAAGGACCTTGAAACAGGAATTGTGCATATCACATCCCAGAACCATGGTTTTGCGGTTGATGGCGATTCACTCGAAGAGGCAGAAGTGGCTGTAACACAGTATAATACTAATGATAAGACAGTGGAAGGTATTGCCCATAAGTATCTGGACATATTCAGTGTACAATATCACCCGGATGCACATCCAGGTCCAATGGATTCTGAAAAATTGTTCTTTGATAAGGTGCTCAAACTTGCAGGAGGGAAAAAATAATGCCAAAACGTGAAGACATTAAAAAAGTACTCCTGATAGGCTCAGGACCTATAATGATAGGACAGGGTGCAGAGTTTGACTTCTCAGGAAGTCAGGCATGCAGGTCCCTTAAGGAAGAAGGTTTGCAGGTTGTACTTGTAAACTCGAACCCTGCAACCATCATGACCGACCCTGAAATGGCAGATGCAGTCTACATCGAGCCAATTGAAGTAAAATCAGTAGAGAAGATCATTGCCAAGGAAAGACCTGACGGTATCATTGCAGGTATCGGAGGTCAAACTGGTCTTAACATCACAAGTGAACTTGCAGAGCAGGGAATACTTGAAAAATACAACGTCAAGCTTCTTGGAACAAACCTTGAAGCTATCAAGAACACCGAGGACCGTGAGCTGTTCAAGCAGACCATGGAAAGGATCGGTGAGAAAGTACCTCGCAGCAAGGCTATATCAACACTCAAGGAAGC
This window contains:
- the carA gene encoding glutamine-hydrolyzing carbamoyl-phosphate synthase small subunit, which gives rise to MNAVIGLEDGTIIKGTGFGAEGIVSGELVFTTQYTGYEEALTDPSYKGQILMFTYPLIGNYGVSGNCFESDGVKAEGLVVREACPEPSHHMSKKTIFELMEDEGKPGIAGVDTRMLTIKTREHGTMRAALINGSDDGEEAVRIARAQKSISDIDFISQVTCPKPFKLESPSRDPNNPLNVVLVDCGRKLSIERSLLARGMDVTVVPGNSSVSTIESYDPDLLFFSNGPGDPTQAQDAIAAVKHFTGELPIVGICLGHQIISLAMGAETYKLKFGHRGANQPVKDLETGIVHITSQNHGFAVDGDSLEEAEVAVTQYNTNDKTVEGIAHKYLDIFSVQYHPDAHPGPMDSEKLFFDKVLKLAGGKK
- a CDS encoding TolB family protein; this encodes MILLISYSSAAVNIDSDEKLTNITNANHPSWSPDGKKIVYAANQAIWIMNSDGSGQKKLYDGMAWEGEPEFNDDGTMIYFAAESKKAYSARYISIHVMNTDGSNGQKLTETADSRAPSVSPDGTRVAYASRVSGNYDIWTMATDGTDQVRLTDATGDESSPSWSNDGNTIVYSSAGDIFTIGINAVKPVELTHDTYNNVEPAYSPDGNMIAYASDIGGDYDLWIMDSEGNSEIKITSDRSSERAPAWSPDGRKIAYVSNRDGEYNIWVMTLGNEVIEFEVPEKAIEIEENSISNTHIVKLREYAISKPREFIGIVLLVSFVFVVTIVGSFLRKIS